Genomic DNA from Coffea eugenioides isolate CCC68of unplaced genomic scaffold, Ceug_1.0 ScVebR1_2617;HRSCAF=3678, whole genome shotgun sequence:
tttcacATTATCCAAACCAAAGAAGGAACACATGGTTGCCAATAAAGTGTCTCaacacatggttcattagtcgcatgaaggtgctaggggcattagttaagccaaaaggcatgactagccactcatagagaccatgtttggttttgaaggctgttttccactcgtcgccttctttcatccgaatttgatgatagccgctccttaagtcaattttggtgaaaataatggcaccatcgagttcatcaagcatatcatcaagtctaggaatgggatgactatatttgacagtgatagcgttcacagcccgacagtcagtgcacatgcgccaagtaccgtcctttttgggaacaagtatcacaggcacaacgcaaggacttagactttcctttacccaacccttacctaagaggccatcaacttgcctttgaagctccttggtctcctcagggcccatgcggtaggcaggtttgttgggcaatggtgctccaggaatgaggtcgatttggtgttcaattccccgaatgggtggtaagccatcagggacctcgtcagggaaaacatcccCAAATTCTTGCAAAAGGGCAACTATGCTCGCAGGCAACGCCTtgtcgagctcagcaacatccaagagcacatgcttgcaaatcatgagaagtataggctgattagagttcaccacttttctaacatctttagccttaataatcatgttgTGCTTCCTAGTGGTAGGTGCGGTAGGTGATTTGTCATGTATACCCCTAGGTGTGCTCCCTTGACCCTTGGTTGATGGCTCACTCGTAGACGTGGAGCCTTTACCAGGGTCGACTGCCTTTAGTTTCCTCCTTTGACGGTCTTGTTCACACTCCCTTCGCAATATTAGTtggtcctcataaacttgtgcaggtgtaAGGCCCAAAttagcaccactttcttccaaaattagtaccatcctttttggggGAAAGTATCATAGGCACAACACAAGGATTTAAACTCTgttttacccaacccttacctaagaggccatcaacttgcctttgaagctctTTTGTCTCCTCAGGACCCATGCGGTAAACCGGTTTGTTGGGTAGGGGTGCTCTCGGAATCAGTCTATTTGATGCTCAATccctcgaatgggtggtaaaccatcagggacctcatcagggaatacatcctcgaattcctgcaaaagagcaaccatgctcgaaggcaatgccttattgagctcagcaacatctaagagcacatgcttgcaaatcatgagaagtataggctgaTCAGAATTTATAACCTTTCTaacatccttagccttaatgatcatgttttgcttcctagtgggTGGTTTAATGGGTGAATGATCATGCGTATCACCAGGTGTGCCCACTTGACCCTTGGTCGAATGCTCACTTGTAGAAGTGGAGCATTTGCCAGGATCGGccgccttttgtttcctcttttggcGGTCTTGTTCACACTCTCTTTGTAACTTAAGTTGGTCCACATACACTTGGGCAGGTGTGAGTGGTGTGAGGACCAGGCATTttccattgtgcaagagagtgTATTTATTTGCTCGTTCATCAAACGTGACGgatttgtcaaattgccaaggtgTGACATGTGTCGCATGCATAGGCACAACATCACACACAACCTCATCTATGTAATTGCCAATAGAGAAAGGAATACGTACCTGTTTGTAGACACGTACCtcactgatacgttcctcgatcaacttgtttcgagacacgtagcacgtttgcccaaggatctagcaaggttgtccaacgcttggattgcgggacctagaatcaaacggacgacacgatttgatgtaggtggtagacgacactccgatgaaggtgaatactccaggggaataggtcggatgaacaatcgaggacaggacgcaagattgctcaataacccttgccaaagcaagttaaagtgCTCGAACTCTCTTCTTGGAAGAAGGAACGaattaaaccaattttattgataaaacgactaccctaaaaccttacaaagcaagcctatttataggccaaAGTGACTAAGAAAACCTAAGGAAACAATGGCAAAGAGTTCGGTCATCTTGGTgtccaagatgggccggcccaatgagctatgaagacaaattaatccaatctaTCAAATACTAAGGCTAAGCCCTATAGGGCCGGTCCTCTTGAAGGCCCACTTGAGtcctcgtgggcttggatcatggtgcaaatggcttgattgtctctctctaagccctcaatatcttcgtgaactccatgttggtcttggacgactcgaaccagggcttggagtgattctttgaagagcttggcccgtgcacgtgtgactgggcccgatggaactcggactgggtcattgcgtgggccgagactcgtgcacacatcagtcccctcctcttgagaaggatttgccctcaaatctggatcctcctcgtcaagaaaTGGGCTTAGGTCCGCGACGTTGAAGGTTGCactaacattgtactccccaggtagctccaacttgtatgcgttgtcattgactcgttggagTACCCGAAATGGTCCATCACCTCTTGGGACAATTTGCTTTGGCGTTGCTTGGGAAATCGCTCtttcctcaagtgtagccaaacccaatctccaggctcaaaaatcatcttgcgacggtgcttgttggcttgctggGTGTATTGCTGCGTACGCTTCTCAATGTTTGCTCGCACGGcctcatgtaacctgcgcacagaatcagctttctttttcccatctaagcttgtgtggtcagaggaaggtaagggcacCAAATCAAGGGGGGTGACGGgttgaagccataaacaatctcaaaggggGAGTATTGTGTGGCACTATGCACAGTTCGATTGTAGGCGAATTCAACATGAGGGAGGCACTCTTCCCAAGTCTTAAGATTCTTGTTAATCAAGGCCCGAAGTAGAgtgccaagtgtgcgattgacaacttcagtttgtccatcgctttgtggatgactagtGGTGGAGAATAATAACCTAGTGCCTAGTTTgaaccacaaagtcttccaaaagtaaatCAAGAATTTCACATCTCTATCACTGACAATAGTTTTAGGCAggccatgcagacggacaatttctttgaagaacagattagcaatatgagatgcatcgtcagttttgtggcaaggaataaaatgagccatcttagagaatctatcaaccacaacaaagatggagtcattaccccttgTTGATCTAGGCAATCCTaatacaaagtccatagacaaatCAACCCAAGGATGGTGAgggataggtaatggggtatacaagccatatggatttgtcttagactttgccttgtgacaagtagcacatctaccaaccatgcgttcaacatctctacgcatatgaggccagtaaaagtgctcttgcaacatggccagagtcttggtgatgccaaagtggcccatgagaccaccactatgtgcctctcgaatcaaaagatcacgaatggaagaattaggtacacacagtttatctacatggaatagaaatccatcatgcaagAAGTATTTTCCATGCGGGTTCTTAACACAAGCAACATAGAtatcaccaaagtcatgatcatttGTGTAGAGTTCCTTAACCATTTCGAACCCTAGTAACTTGGCATCCAGAAGGGCAAGCAACGAATGTCTacgtgataatgcatcagccactacattcgttttgccagtcttatacttaatgacatacgaaaaggtgtcaatgaagcttacccatttggcatgtcgcTTGCTTAACTTGGGTTGTCCCTTGaggtacttcaatgactcgtgatcagtgtgtatcactGATGTGAACCAGGGCCAGGGCCCAGTccaagttccattgggcccagtcacacgtgcacgggccaagctcttcaaggaatcactccaagcccttgttcgagctgtccacgatcaacatggagcctatagagatattgaaggcttggagagGGTCAATCAAGCAACTTACACTTTGGTCCAAGCCCAAGAAGACCCCAGTGGGCCTCCTTACAAAgcggccgagtagggccttagtcaTTGTTTTCAATTTAGTTGGATTCGTTGTTCGTAGaaggcatgggccggcccaccttgatgacaaggtagccgacctcccctttaggtttctttagggttttgttatttcattaagcctataaataggctagtCTTGTAAGGTTAAAACTTAGtttttgatgaataaaattcttagtgcattcgttttctttcaaagagaattcgagccttttaacttgcttggcaagggttattgagcaatctcgcgtcctgtccttgattgttcatccgacctattcccctggagtattcaccttcatcggagtgtcgtctaccaccttCAAATCAAATCGTGTTGTCCGTTTGGTTAGAGGTTCCGCACACCAAGCGTAGGACATccccgctagatccttgggcaaacgtgctacgtgtctcgaccgtggatcgaggagcgtatcagttggcttcagagctttggtggaggtatcttccgttatatccgtagttgtgtcttagttttcattaattccgctgccttgttaaaaaaaaattctgttcgcTAGCTTTGGTATTTTGTTGTGCCGTTTCCTTTCGTTTGATGTCTAGAAATTCTGGTCATTGCTTTTCTTAATTGAGTCCGTCCGTTTGTGTCTTCAAGTCTGTCCGTTGCTGCTTTGTTagtcaaaaaaaacaaaaaaacaaaacacacaaaatctgtttgcatcgcttgtcaaagagaaaaaaaaattctgtccgctAGTTCTCGTTGTTTGTCGCGTCAATTTCTGGACAGTTGTGTGTTATTGTCGATAGTCCCAATCTGCCCAGATTTCATACTCTAGTGACATCCATTCTGCCCAGCAATTAGCCTTGCCGAatctgcaaaaaaaataaaaaaaaaaaaagaagaagcaagtTGCGGCTAGGGTTCCAAGTTGCGGCTAGGGCTTTGCCTTGTGGctaaatctgtccaaatcttaGTAGCTTATTCAAGTTGTTTACTTATCTTGTCTAAACTGATTTGGGGTTAaaacttgttggagttgagaatcttgaaggaaactacaaccatctagggtttcttgagttcttggaattaaatcttgaagttcttgggagTTCTTGGGAAATCTTGGAGTTTTTGGCTGATTAGTTGTGTTACGTAGAGCTGCCCAGAAATCTGGTTTGTGAACCTTTCTTCCGTCCAGGTTTAGTTGCATttgttaagttaaaaaaaaaaaaaaaaaaaaaaaaacagaaacgcAAAAGGCAAGAGGGAAACAagaagaacattcggccaacaagaaacCAAGAAGGAAGCCGTAACTCTTtattgtcaaatctgtcttgttatttcttgtttcaaaccagaaaattacatcaagaaaagaaaagaattcaaaagtttttggccaaccagaaaattacatcaagaaaagaaaaggaattcaaaagttttggccaacctcttcttgaaattcttggttaccttgagccttgatcacttgagcaacctttGTTTGAGGTTCTTGATTATCTTGAACTTTAAACACTTGCACTTCCCTTCGCACAAAGAGTTTCTTGTAAGACCTTGCATCCATACGTGGCTTTCTTGGTTGAGGGGTGAATTTCTTGGGAGATTCTTGAGTAGCATCACTCGCATGCCCTTGGGAGTCCATTAGAGCCGAATTTCTGGAATCACAAGAGTTAATTTCTGGAGTCACAAGAACCGAATCTGCCTTGAAGGAGAGAGGGCCGAACTTCTTGTTCTTGGAGTAGAGGGAGAGCCGAATTGTTTGGGTAAATTGCGGCTGTGAAGAGGGAGTCTTATAGGGAGTatagccgactttgggaaggcCTTCAAAGAggaggaaatctggaaatttcagaGTTCCAAATCTGGTTGGTGTTGTGAGCAAAGTGTGCGGCTGCTCAAGGGGGGGGTTATAAGGGTTCTtttagccgactttgggaagggAATAAAGggaagatttctggaaaattgcggtaaaaggagagagagggaaccgaATCTGTTTGGGGGGGGATTAGAAGTTGCTTAAAGAAGGACTTCAAGGGGATTACCAACTCTAACTTGTTTTCTAACTTAGTTTAGGAGACTAAGCACCACACTTGGATAACACTTGGACACCTTCCTACACTTTCTCCTCTATTTTAGGATATCCTCCTATATTTTATCATCCTTTTTAGGAAACcactcctacatcttaggaaTTCTTAGAGTTTCCTTTCTTGGCAATatttccaaatctgtccaccACCTTTAAGCCTTCCAAAACCGTCCTTTCctacaccaaaatatcatccaCTTGCATCCTTCACTCTTGTTTACTCTTGTGGGAAAAGTTGGAGACAATTATTGGACTCGAGCAACATTACTCAACTACCTAAACCAACAGGTAAGGTACTTGGTAAGTTTTATAGAGTGACTTGAGCACTATACACGAGCGCGAGAGATACActcagggagtgaagtgaggattatatttgcactttcttgcttgttactaacctttgcAGGGGCACAAAAGAGACATGGAGCAAGATCAACAACCACCATCAAAAGACTACTCTCTATTGTTCACCGCCATGAGGCATGAGCTCAAACGAATCAGTGAACAACAAATGGAGACGTTACACACTCGCTTTGAGGAGTTGTCTAGGAGCCTTACGCGAGGCTCTCGTTCTAGGTCCCATAACCGgagtaaccatggcaccaaagaAACAAATGGCGAAGACTACTCCGCTAGTGAGGATGAGGAACGACCCGAGAGGCCTACAAGGGACATGCCTAAAAACGAAATCAAGGGGCTTAAAATTCAAGTTCCCGCATTCAagggcaaaagtgaccctgaggcttacttggagtgggaaggccgtatcgagatggtcttcgactgctacgacTATAGCGAGGACCAAAAAGTGAAGGTTGCCACCGtcgagttcaccgactacgcactagtctggtgggaccaagtgagGACCACGAGGAGGAGGATGGGAGAACCACGTGTCCggacttggcgagaactcaaggcactaatgcgcAAGCGATTTGTTCCTAGCTACTACAATCGTGATCTCCACTCTAAGCTTCAAACACTCAcgcaaggcaacatgagtgtggaggattaCCACAAGGaaatcgagatggccatgatgagggccaacATTCAAGAAGACAACGAAGCCACAATGGCTAGGTTTCTTAGGGGTCTCAATCCTGACCTTCAGGATGCCTTGGAGCTTCAACATTATTTGGACATGCACGACCTTCTGGAACTCGCCATTAAGGCCGAACGGGGGAAGAAATTAAGACGGGGAGCCCGTACTTTCCAATCTCCTACCACCACCTCGTGGAAAggcaaccaaccacgaagaGTGACCCACGAAGTTGGAAATGCGACAACACCAACCTATTCTAACCGCTTCCAAGGTAATGCTTCTACCCGTAATGCCTATTCTACACATAACAAGGTTTCTGATGTGTCCAGGTCTACCTCAAAGGCACCGCAAGAGACTCCTAAagctaggagtagggacatcaagtgttttaagtgccaagggtttgggcatattcaatctcaatgtccaaaccaacgggtAATGCTGATCACTCACACTGGCGAAATCGTGTCGGATGATGACGAATGTGAGGACATGCCCGAACTGGTCGAAGACGACTGCCTAGAAGTAGAGCCAGCTGGGGAGGCATGCTCGCCTACACGTGGCGAAGTAGGTTGCTTGGTAGCACGACGAGTGTTAACCGCCCGCGTCAAAGAGGACGAGCAGCTACAACGCGAAAACCTATTCTACACCCGCTGTAAGGCAGGCGACAAAGTGTGTAGTCTCATCGTcgacggtgggagttgcacgaACGTGGCCAGCTTGCTCATGGTTGAGAGTCTAGGACTCCCCACTACCAGGCATCCAAATCcttaccgcctccaatggctaagtgaggatggTGAGGTACGAGTCTTCAAACAGGTACGCATTCCCTTTTCAATTGGTACTTACACTGATGAAATCGTGTGCAACGTAGTACCAATGCATGCTACGCATATCATTTTGGGAAGGCCCTGGCAATTcgacaaacacgtcacattcgatggaagagcaaataagtacacacttttgcacgatggcaaacgtaaggtccttacacctctcccacctgcacaagtttatgaggaccaactacttttgcaaagggagtgtgaacAAGACCGTCAAAAGAGGAAACTCAAGGCGGTCGACCCTGGTGACAGCTCCACGTCTACGACTGAGCCATCAACCAAGGGTCAAAGGAGCACACCTAGGGGCATACGCGACAAAACACCGGCCGCTCCGCCCAAGCAcaacatgattattaaggctaaAGATGTTCGAAAAGTGGTGCACTCTAAtcagcctatacttctcatgatttgcaagcatgtgctcttagatgttgctgagctcgacaAGGCTTTGCCCTCGAGcatagttgctcttttgcaggaatttgaagatgtttttcctgacgaggtccctgatggtttaccacccattcggggaattgaacaccaaatcgacctcatccctggagcaccattgcccaacaaacctgcttaccgcatgggccctgaggagaccaaggagcttcaaaggcaagttgatggcctcttaggtaagggttgggttaAGGAAAGTCTAAGCCCTTGCGCGGTACCTGTGATACTTGTTCCCAAGAAGGacggtacttggcgcatgtgcactgactgtcgggctgtgaacgctatcactgtcaaatatcgtcatcccattcccagacttgatgatatgcttgatgagcTCGATGGAGctattattttcaccaaaattgacttgcggagtggttatcatcaaattaggatgaaggaaggcgatgagtggaagacagccttcaaaaccaagcatggtctctatgagtggttggtcatgccttttggcttgacaaatgcccctagcaccttcatgcgactCATGAACCATGTGTTGAGACACTTTATTGGtaaatttgtcattgtttactttgatgacatcctgatctATAGTCGTAGTGAGCATGAGCACTTGGAGCATGTAcgattagttcttgagacacttcgacaggcgcgtctatacgctaacctcaagaagtgcaccttttttactaacgagcttgtgtttttaggctatgtggtaagttcgcagggcatcaaggtagacaaatccaagattgaggccatcgaaCAATGGCCAACCCCCACATCCGTTCCTGAcgtgcgcagctttcttggaCTGGCGGGTTTTTATCGGCGATTTGTTAAAAACTTTAGCACTATTGCCGCCCCAttgaccgccgtgacaaagaaggATGACAAGTTCCATTGGGGGGAATCACAAGAACAAGCGTTTCTCGCCCTTAAGGacacactcacacatgcacctgtgttagcattaccaaaCTTTAATAAGACGTTTGAAATTGactgtgatgcttctggtgtaggtattggagcagtcctcatgcaagacaagaggccgtGCGCCTTCTTTAGCGAGAAATTGGGAGGAGCTGCACtgaactaccccacgtacgacaaggagcTGTACGCCTTAGTGAGGGCCTTGGAAACCTGGCAACACTACCTTCGGCCTCGGGAGTTCGTGATccacactgatcacgagtcattgaagtacctCAAAGGCCAACCCAAGCTAAGCAAGCgccatgccaaatgggtaagcttcattgacaccttctccTATGTGATTAAGTACAAGACTGGCAAGACGAATGTGGTCGCTGATGCTTTGTCACGTAGACACTCCTTACTTGTCTGTCTTGATGCCAAGTTACTTGGGTTCGAAATGGTGAAAGACCTCTACACtaatgatcatgactttggtgCTATCTATGCTGTGTGTGTTAAGAATCCACAGGGAAAGTActttttgcatgatggattCCTATTCCATGTAGATAAACTATGTGTGCCtaactcttccattcgtgatcttttgattcgcgaggcacatagtggtggtctcatgggccactttgGCATTGCCAAGACTCTGGCTATGttacaagagcacttttactggccccatatgcgtagggatgttgaacgcatggttggtaggtgTGCTACTTGTCACAAAGCTAAGTCCAAGACAAACCCACATGGCTTATATACCCCGTTACCTATCCCTCACCATCCctgggttgacttgtctatggacttcgTACTAGGTTTGCCTCGatcaccaaggggtaatgattcTATATTTGTGGTGGTTGATAGGTTttctaagatggctcattttatcccctgtcacaaaactgatgatgcatctcatattgctactcTATTCTTCAAGgaaattgtccgtctgcatggtaTGCCTAggaccattgttagtgatagggatgtgaaattcctaagttacttttggaagactctGTGGTCTAAACTTGGCACTCGGTTACTATTCTCCACCactagtcatccacaaagcgatggacaaactgaagttgtcaatcgcacactcgGCACACTACTTCGGgcattgattaaaaagaatcttaagacttgggaagagtgtttgcctcatgttgaattcGCCTACAATCGAGTTGTTCACAGTGctacacactactcaccttttgagattgtttatggctttaacccGCTGACCCCTCTTGATTTagtacccttaccttcctctgagcacacaagcttagatgggaaaaagaaggcCGATTTTGtacgcaggttacatgaagccgcTCGAGCAAACATTGAAAGGCGTACTCAGCAATACACCCAGCAGGCTAACAAGCACCGCCGCAAAATGATTTTCGAGcctggtgattgggtttggttACACTTACGCAAAGAGAGGTTCCCCAAGCAGCGACAAAGCAAATTATCCCCCAGAGGGGATGGACCTTTTCGTGTACTCCAACGGGTTAATGACAACGcatacaaattggagctacctggggagtacaatgttagcgcgaccttcaatgtcgcGGACTTGAGCCCGTTTCTTGgtgaggaggatccagatttgagggcaaatccttctcaagaggaggggactgatgtgaaCCAGGGCCAGGGCCCAGTccaagttccattgggcccagtcacacgtgcacgggccaagctcttcaaggaatcactccaagcccttgttcgagctgtccacgatcaacatggagcctatagagatattgaaggcttggagagGGTCAATCAAGCAACTTACACTTTGGTCCAAGCCCAAGAAGACCCCAGTGGGCCTCCTTACGAAgcggccgagtagggccttagtcaTTGTTTTCAATTTAGTTGGATTCGTTGTTCGTAGaaggcatgggccggcccaccttgatgacaaggtagccgacctcccctttaggtttctttagggttttgttatttcattaagcctataaataggctagtCTTGTAAGGTTAAAACTTAGTTTTTGATGAATTAAATTCTTAGTGCATTCGTTTTCTTTCATAAAGAATTCGTGCCTTtcaacttgcttggcaagggttattgagcaatctcgcgtcctgtccttgattgttcatccgacctattcccctggagtattcaccttcatcggagtgtcgtctaccacctcCAATCAAATCGAGTTGTCCGTTTGAGTAAGGGTTCCGCAAACCAAGCGTAGGACATccccgctagatccttgggcaaacgtgctacgtgtctcgaccgtggatcgaggaacgtatcaatcacgaactcccgagggCGAAGATAGTGTTGCCAAGTCTCCAAAGCCCTCACTAatgcgtacaactccttgtcgtacgtggggtagtttAATGCAGCTCCCCCCAGTTTCTCACTAGAGAAGAcacaaggcctcttgtcttgcatgaggaccgctccaatacctacaccagaagcatcacattcaatttcaaaagtcttgtgaaaatttggtaatgctaacacaggcgcatgtgtgagtgtgtccttgagggcgagaaatgcttgttcttgtgattctccccagtggaacttgtcattcttCTTTGTCACGGTGGTCAACggggcggcaatggtgctaaaatctttgacaaagcgccggtaaaagcccgccaatccaagaaagctgcgcacgtcagggacggacgtgggagttggccattgctcgatggcctcaatcttggatttgtccaccttgatgccctgcgaacttaccacatagcctaaaaacacaagctcgttagtacaaaaggtgcacttcttgaggttggcgtaaagacgcgcctgtcgaagtgtctcaagaactatTCTCACATGCTCTAGGTGCTCATGCTCACTACGACTATagatcaggatgtcatcaaagtaaacaatgacaaacttGCCAATAAAGTGTCTCaacacatggttcattagtcacatgaaggtgct
This window encodes:
- the LOC113757020 gene encoding uncharacterized protein LOC113757020 → MVFDCYDYSEDQKVKVATVEFTDYALVWWDQVRTTRRRMGEPRVRTWRELKALMRKRFVPSYYNRDLHSKLQTLTQGNMSVEDYHKEIEMAMMRANIQEDNEATMARFLRGLNPDLQDALELQHYLDMHDLLELAIKAERGKKLRRGARTFQSPTTTSWKGNQPRRVTHEVGNATTPTYSNRFQVLMQDKRPCAFFSEKLGGAALNYPTYDKELYALVRALETWQHYLRPREFVIHTDHESLKYLKGQPKLSKRHAKWVSFIDTFSYVIKYKTGKTNVVADALSRRHSLLVCLDAKLLGFEMVKDLYTNDHDFGAIYAVCVKNPQG